One Candidatus Cardinium hertigii DNA window includes the following coding sequences:
- a CDS encoding valine--tRNA ligase: protein MASLTAQYHFLEREKYWQCFWEEQKIYNWDPKIDRQNTFVVDTPPPTVSGQLHIGHICSYSQVDFIVRFQRMIGKNIFYPMGFDDNGLPTERLVEKQSGIRAVDMSRADFIALCHKVITIEEDKFKKLFKAMALSVDWSLAYQTISPLSRKLSQLSFLALLAKGEIYRKEQPILWDPVDGTALSQADIEEKERSSYMHHVLFYQEGTQAVLPIATTRPELLPACVALFYHPDDSRYQYLAGSYAITPIFAIRVPILADSLVQPDKGTGLVMCCTFGDQTDMLWWQQHQLPTSIILNKQGIITADHAGPLRGLSVAAAREKIVQILKEQHVLTHQAAIQQTVKCAERSGAPLEILTTPQWFVRTMVHKEALLAKAHALQWHPPIMKDRLTTWISNLSWDWCISRQRYFGVPIPVWYSKRPGEEGKILLPTIDQLPVNPLEDLPVGYSRAEVEPEYDVMDTWATSSISPQLSTHAIDKTFNIDYSRHNQLFPMDVRPQAHEIIRTWAFYTLLKAYLHENTIPWKNIMIHGWCLAPDLNKMSKSKGNTILPEAVLAHYGADAIRYWSATVRLGADTCYAENIVKNGKRLVTKLWNAGKFIAQHFNNLSDCFFTDPLSAHSITHTLDKWLLESLSLLIKEVAHCFLTYDYAAALALMEAFFWSLFCDDYLEISKKRIYNEIKDDSAGQQSALITLYHTFYSLLQLFAPIIPHITEELAQGIYPHKGSIHQKGNWPILSFNDLLTQEQRNQVQCLREIVGLVRKAKANQQLSIKAPIQLLAIEGMDLASDLCQELTNVTNSQEIIEHRNLPDNKGLSLQGESCRIQLIFA, encoded by the coding sequence ATGGCTTCTTTAACCGCACAGTATCATTTTTTAGAACGCGAAAAGTATTGGCAATGTTTTTGGGAAGAACAAAAAATTTACAATTGGGATCCAAAAATTGACCGGCAGAATACTTTTGTGGTAGATACGCCACCCCCTACCGTATCAGGCCAGCTCCATATAGGTCATATTTGTAGCTACTCTCAAGTTGATTTTATCGTTCGATTCCAGCGTATGATAGGAAAAAATATATTCTATCCAATGGGATTTGACGACAATGGGTTGCCTACAGAAAGATTGGTAGAAAAGCAATCAGGCATTCGTGCCGTAGATATGTCCCGTGCAGATTTTATTGCTTTATGCCACAAAGTCATTACCATAGAAGAGGATAAATTTAAAAAACTCTTTAAAGCTATGGCCCTTTCTGTTGACTGGAGCTTAGCCTATCAAACCATTAGTCCGCTATCTCGTAAGCTTTCTCAGCTATCTTTCTTAGCGCTCTTAGCTAAAGGTGAAATATACCGGAAAGAGCAACCCATATTATGGGACCCTGTGGATGGGACAGCTTTATCTCAAGCTGATATAGAGGAAAAAGAACGGAGCTCCTATATGCATCATGTTCTGTTTTACCAAGAAGGTACGCAAGCAGTTTTACCCATTGCTACTACCAGGCCGGAATTGCTGCCTGCTTGTGTGGCGCTATTTTATCATCCTGATGATTCACGTTATCAATATTTAGCGGGTAGCTATGCCATTACCCCTATTTTTGCCATACGTGTTCCTATTTTAGCAGATAGTCTGGTACAGCCTGATAAAGGAACCGGGTTAGTGATGTGCTGTACTTTTGGAGACCAAACGGATATGCTATGGTGGCAACAGCATCAATTGCCTACCTCTATTATCCTCAATAAGCAGGGTATTATTACGGCAGACCATGCTGGTCCTCTTCGAGGGTTATCGGTAGCAGCGGCACGGGAAAAAATAGTTCAGATTTTAAAAGAGCAGCATGTATTAACCCATCAAGCCGCTATCCAACAAACCGTAAAATGCGCAGAACGTTCTGGTGCTCCGCTAGAGATTCTGACCACTCCCCAATGGTTTGTACGCACTATGGTACATAAGGAGGCTCTACTCGCTAAGGCGCATGCGTTGCAATGGCATCCTCCTATTATGAAGGATAGGTTAACGACATGGATTAGTAATCTCTCATGGGATTGGTGCATCAGTCGGCAGCGTTATTTTGGCGTTCCTATTCCTGTTTGGTATTCCAAACGGCCAGGGGAAGAAGGCAAGATTTTGCTACCCACTATAGACCAGTTACCAGTAAATCCATTGGAAGATTTGCCGGTAGGCTATAGTAGGGCAGAAGTAGAACCAGAGTATGATGTGATGGATACGTGGGCTACCAGTAGTATTTCGCCTCAACTTTCCACGCACGCCATTGATAAAACATTTAACATAGATTATAGCAGACATAACCAGCTATTCCCCATGGATGTAAGGCCACAAGCCCATGAGATCATACGTACTTGGGCTTTTTATACCCTGCTCAAGGCCTATTTGCATGAAAATACGATCCCTTGGAAAAATATCATGATTCATGGCTGGTGCTTAGCGCCAGATTTAAATAAAATGTCTAAATCCAAAGGCAATACTATATTGCCCGAAGCAGTATTGGCTCACTATGGTGCCGATGCCATACGCTATTGGTCTGCTACCGTTCGGCTCGGTGCCGATACTTGCTACGCGGAAAATATAGTAAAAAATGGAAAGAGGCTCGTTACTAAATTGTGGAATGCCGGTAAGTTTATTGCCCAACATTTTAACAACCTATCGGATTGCTTCTTTACCGATCCGTTGTCTGCCCATTCCATTACCCATACGCTAGATAAATGGTTATTGGAATCCCTTTCTCTATTAATCAAGGAGGTAGCGCATTGCTTTCTTACGTATGATTACGCGGCCGCACTTGCCCTAATGGAGGCGTTTTTTTGGTCTCTTTTTTGCGATGATTACTTGGAGATAAGTAAAAAAAGAATTTATAATGAGATAAAAGATGATTCAGCGGGTCAACAAAGCGCCCTGATTACCCTTTATCATACTTTTTATAGCTTGTTGCAGCTTTTTGCGCCTATAATACCGCATATTACAGAAGAACTTGCCCAGGGAATCTACCCTCATAAAGGATCCATTCATCAAAAAGGCAATTGGCCGATTCTATCGTTCAATGATCTTTTAACGCAGGAACAGCGCAATCAAGTTCAATGCCTGAGGGAAATAGTTGGCCTAGTACGTAAGGCTAAAGCAAATCAACAATTATCCATTAAAGCACCTATTCAGCTATTGGCTATTGAAGGAATGGATTTAGCAAGCGATTTATGCCAAGAGCTTACAAACGTTACCAACTCCCAAGAAATAATAGAACATCGTAACTTACCCGATAATAAGGGCCTATCTTTACAAGGAGAAAGCTGTAGGATACAGCTCATTTTTGCATAA